Proteins encoded together in one Maledivibacter sp. window:
- the minC gene encoding septum site-determining protein MinC, translated as MALNSNIEFKGTKDGLIIHLNEACEYEKLKEQLIERLEKTKNFFMGAKVAGIQGKSLSSNEESEIIDIMNNKFGMIMVEKPVRCYKKEEVFNGLDEGITKFVKTTLRSGMKIEFKGNVVIMGDVNPGAEVIAYGNIVVMGYLRGTAHAGANGNNKAFVSALRLLPTQLRIGKFIARAPDNGSYNPKYPERAFVKNEIIHIEPYLTKNR; from the coding sequence ATGGCTTTAAACAGCAATATAGAATTTAAGGGAACAAAGGATGGTTTAATAATTCATTTGAATGAAGCTTGTGAATATGAGAAACTGAAGGAACAATTAATTGAAAGACTGGAAAAAACCAAAAATTTCTTTATGGGGGCTAAAGTTGCTGGAATTCAGGGAAAAAGTTTAAGCAGTAATGAAGAAAGTGAAATAATTGATATAATGAATAATAAATTTGGAATGATTATGGTAGAAAAGCCTGTTAGATGTTATAAAAAAGAAGAGGTTTTTAATGGATTAGACGAAGGTATCACAAAGTTTGTGAAGACTACACTGAGATCAGGCATGAAAATTGAGTTTAAAGGTAATGTAGTAATTATGGGTGATGTCAACCCAGGAGCAGAAGTTATAGCCTATGGAAATATAGTTGTGATGGGATACTTGAGGGGAACTGCACATGCAGGTGCCAATGGTAATAATAAAGCCTTTGTATCGGCTTTAAGATTACTTCCCACTCAACTAAGAATAGGGAAATTTATAGCAAGGGCTCCCGATAACGGCTCCTATAATCCTAAATACCCAGAAAGGGCTTTTGTGAAAAATGAGATAATACATATTGAACCCTATCTAACAAAAAATAGATAA
- the minD gene encoding septum site-determining protein MinD — MGEVIVVTSGKGGVGKTTTTANIGASLAILGKKVVVIDADIGLRNLDVVLGLENRIVYDLVDVVEGVCRLKQGLIRDKRFEGLYLLPAAQTKDKTAVSPKQMQDLCNQLRETFDYVLVDCPAGIEQGFKNAIAGADRAVVVTTPEISAVRDADRIIGLLEAAELTNPMLIINRIRIEMVKKGDMMNIEDMTDILAIDLLGIVPDDEYIVISTNKGEPAAKEEKSMAGQAFRNIARRITGDDVPFMDLDIQEGFMVKLAKLFGISK; from the coding sequence ATGGGCGAAGTTATTGTTGTTACATCTGGAAAAGGTGGTGTTGGTAAAACAACAACTACCGCGAATATCGGTGCAAGTCTTGCGATTTTAGGTAAAAAAGTTGTTGTTATTGATGCTGATATAGGGCTTAGAAACTTAGATGTTGTTTTAGGATTGGAAAATAGAATAGTTTATGATCTTGTGGATGTAGTTGAGGGAGTTTGTCGACTAAAACAAGGATTAATACGGGATAAGAGATTTGAAGGACTTTATTTATTACCTGCTGCACAAACAAAGGATAAGACAGCGGTTTCTCCAAAGCAGATGCAGGATTTATGCAATCAGCTAAGGGAAACATTTGACTACGTTTTGGTTGATTGTCCAGCAGGAATTGAGCAGGGTTTTAAAAACGCCATAGCTGGAGCAGATAGAGCCGTAGTAGTTACTACTCCAGAGATATCTGCTGTTAGGGATGCCGATAGAATCATAGGACTTTTAGAAGCCGCTGAACTGACCAATCCTATGCTTATAATAAATAGAATAAGAATAGAAATGGTAAAAAAGGGAGATATGATGAATATAGAGGACATGACGGATATTCTTGCAATTGACCTTTTAGGAATAGTGCCCGATGATGAGTATATTGTAATATCTACCAACAAAGGGGAGCCGGCAGCAAAGGAAGAAAAATCTATGGCTGGACAAGCCTTTAGAAATATTGCTAGACGAATAACAGGAGACGATGTACCATTTATGGACCTAGATATACAAGAAGGGTTTATGGTTAAGCTCGCTAAATTGTTTGGAATAAGTAAATAA
- the minE gene encoding cell division topological specificity factor MinE: MLDVFKFFSKDDGTSKDVAKERLKLVLVHDRTNCSENFLEMVRGDLLNVISDYMEIDEEGLDIRITKTKRNDERVMPALVANIPIKKMKNR, from the coding sequence ATGCTAGATGTATTTAAATTTTTTAGTAAGGATGACGGAACAAGTAAAGATGTCGCAAAGGAAAGGTTAAAACTAGTATTGGTACATGATAGAACAAATTGTTCTGAAAATTTCTTGGAGATGGTAAGAGGAGATTTGCTTAATGTGATATCTGATTACATGGAGATAGATGAGGAAGGATTGGACATAAGAATCACAAAAACAAAAAGAAACGATGAAAGAGTTATGCCTGCACTTGTTGCAAATATTCCAATAAAGAAAATGAAAAATAGATAA
- the rodA gene encoding rod shape-determining protein RodA — MFERRLIKNIDYGLIGIVILIFLIGLVIITSATNLIDLSKDMTFKDNIEEIINKGIKRQPKIQIVAFIIGIFAIMATLTIDYNNFGNAYKPLYIIALLLLLTVYIPGLGVIKGGARSWIKFGKIYVQTSEVAKLGFILSFAKYLEIKFDKLDSVKDIIGPVLFISPFILLLLKQPDLGSALVFIIIAFGMLFIAGINIKLVLYGGLIGISSMPLVYNFLEDHQRKRIDAFLNPSDTTLNWHVDKSKTAIGSGMLYGKGIFKGTFHRGDFLPVQETDFIFAVLGEELGLIGCSVILSLYFLFLYKMMKIAKNAKDVYGLLVVTGITFMFAFQIIENIGMTIGIMPVTGVTLPFLSYGGSSLITSMVALGLVLNVSMRNKKIRF; from the coding sequence ATGTTTGAAAGAAGACTAATCAAAAATATTGACTATGGATTGATAGGAATAGTAATATTAATATTTCTTATCGGATTGGTGATAATTACCAGTGCGACGAATCTTATTGATTTATCAAAGGATATGACATTTAAAGACAATATAGAAGAAATAATTAATAAAGGTATAAAAAGGCAGCCTAAGATTCAAATTGTTGCATTTATAATTGGAATATTCGCCATAATGGCTACTTTGACTATAGATTATAATAACTTTGGTAATGCATATAAGCCCTTGTATATTATAGCCCTATTATTACTATTGACAGTTTATATTCCGGGGCTTGGAGTAATTAAAGGTGGAGCTAGGAGCTGGATAAAATTTGGGAAAATTTATGTTCAGACATCGGAAGTAGCTAAGCTAGGGTTTATTTTGTCCTTTGCCAAGTATTTAGAGATAAAGTTTGATAAGCTTGATAGTGTCAAGGATATAATTGGACCGGTATTATTTATTTCACCCTTTATATTATTACTTTTAAAGCAGCCGGATTTAGGTTCAGCATTGGTGTTTATAATTATTGCCTTTGGGATGCTTTTTATTGCCGGGATTAATATAAAGCTAGTATTATATGGAGGCTTAATAGGTATTTCATCTATGCCATTGGTATATAATTTTTTGGAAGATCATCAAAGAAAGAGGATAGATGCTTTTCTTAATCCATCTGATACTACTTTGAACTGGCATGTGGACAAGTCAAAAACTGCTATTGGTTCAGGAATGCTATATGGTAAAGGAATATTTAAAGGAACATTTCATAGGGGAGATTTTTTGCCCGTTCAAGAGACTGATTTTATATTTGCAGTTTTAGGTGAAGAATTAGGCTTGATAGGTTGTTCGGTAATACTATCCCTATATTTTCTTTTCTTATATAAAATGATGAAGATAGCAAAAAATGCTAAGGATGTCTATGGATTATTAGTTGTTACTGGTATTACATTTATGTTTGCCTTTCAAATAATCGAGAATATTGGGATGACTATAGGAATTATGCCCGTTACTGGAGTGACATTGCCATTTCTTAGCTATGGGGGAAGTTCTTTGATAACAAGCATGGTTGCTTTAGGTTTGGTCCTCAATGTATCCATGAGAAATAAAAAGATAAGATTTTGA
- a CDS encoding M23 family metallopeptidase translates to MDKSYRRNMANRQRKSYYGYSKYKSKMKNNKSSSIYRRVLTQILVSILVVLLIIIFKSINTPLTNNTTSMIKEAMYAQFDYKDSIDQLKEYAVKIKDYTVKAVPVFNRFTREVEMARPIEGVVISSYGENYNSITEKNTFQRGINVKAINMKIVKSADDGVVEMIGESESLGKFVKISHGEDIFSIYSNLDRIFVKEKESIIRGQRIGELGGLQSSYLHFELWIDNDAVDPQLYMDYSVTGI, encoded by the coding sequence ATGGATAAGTCATATAGAAGAAATATGGCAAATAGACAAAGAAAAAGCTATTATGGATATAGCAAGTATAAATCCAAAATGAAAAACAACAAGTCTTCTAGTATATATAGGAGAGTCTTGACTCAAATATTAGTATCAATCTTAGTAGTATTATTAATAATAATATTTAAAAGTATTAATACTCCTTTAACAAACAACACCACATCAATGATAAAGGAAGCTATGTATGCACAGTTCGATTATAAAGATAGTATAGACCAATTAAAAGAATATGCTGTAAAGATAAAGGATTATACAGTTAAAGCTGTGCCCGTTTTTAATAGATTTACCAGGGAGGTAGAAATGGCTCGCCCTATAGAAGGTGTAGTAATATCTTCCTATGGAGAAAACTATAATTCTATTACGGAAAAAAATACATTTCAAAGGGGCATAAATGTAAAGGCAATAAATATGAAGATAGTAAAATCTGCTGATGACGGGGTAGTGGAAATGATAGGTGAAAGTGAAAGCCTAGGAAAATTTGTCAAGATAAGTCATGGCGAGGATATTTTTTCTATATATAGCAATTTAGACAGGATATTTGTTAAAGAAAAGGAAAGTATTATTAGGGGACAAAGAATTGGTGAATTAGGTGGTTTACAAAGTTCATACCTACATTTTGAGCTTTGGATTGACAATGATGCCGTTGACCCACAATTATATATGGATTACAGCGTCACAGGTATCTAG
- a CDS encoding TIGR03960 family B12-binding radical SAM protein, with product MNERIEEILNKVEKPSRYIGGEINSFEKEINGNTIRYGFGFPDTYEVGMSHLGMHIIYNLLNQLDDVFCERIFAPWIDMEEILRKEDIPMFTLETHSAINELDMIGFTLQYELSYSNILNILNLGKIPLKSSERDESCPIILAGGPCAYNPEPLADIVDFFVLGESEEVLIEILDVYKSLKSKGFKKQEFLKQISKIEGIYVPSFYEALYNEDGTIKGFKPKNEDYPVKIKKRIIKDLNNVFYPEKVIVPFTDVVHNRAMVEIFRGCTRGCRFCQAGMIYRPIRERKSDKVLELADKLLKNTGYEEISISSLSTSDYSELHELVRGLIDKYLNKKIGVSVPSLRLDSFSLKLIEEIQKIRKTGLTFAPEAGSQRLRDVINKGVEEKDLIDAVTNAFGLGWGTIKLYFMMGLPTEVYEDLDGIADLGRKVVDTYYNTPKENRSKGLKVTISTSSFVPKPFTPFQWEPQDAIETLVEKQQYLKSKLKHRNITYNYHDSKTSFLEAVFARGDRRIGSVLIKAFEKGCKFDGWQEYFLYDKWMEAFEECGIDPAFYANRARKYDEILPWDHIDVGVSKKYLINENEKSKEEKLTKDCRLGCTGCGINNGFIGGVC from the coding sequence ATGAATGAAAGAATAGAAGAAATCTTAAACAAAGTAGAGAAACCTAGTAGGTATATTGGGGGAGAAATAAATAGCTTTGAAAAAGAAATAAATGGCAATACCATTAGATATGGATTTGGGTTTCCAGATACATATGAGGTAGGTATGTCCCATTTAGGTATGCATATAATCTATAATCTACTTAATCAATTAGATGATGTATTTTGTGAGAGGATATTTGCTCCGTGGATTGATATGGAAGAAATACTCAGAAAAGAAGATATACCAATGTTCACTCTGGAAACTCATAGTGCAATAAATGAACTGGATATGATTGGATTCACGCTACAATACGAGCTTAGCTATAGCAATATACTAAATATCTTAAATCTTGGGAAAATACCTTTGAAAAGCAGTGAAAGGGATGAATCATGTCCCATTATTTTAGCTGGAGGCCCCTGTGCCTATAATCCTGAACCCTTGGCGGATATTGTTGACTTCTTTGTTTTAGGCGAAAGCGAAGAGGTTTTAATTGAGATTCTTGATGTTTATAAAAGCTTAAAAAGCAAGGGCTTCAAAAAACAAGAGTTTTTAAAGCAAATAAGTAAAATAGAAGGGATTTATGTTCCAAGCTTTTATGAGGCCCTATATAATGAAGATGGAACAATCAAAGGATTCAAGCCTAAAAATGAGGATTACCCTGTTAAAATAAAAAAGAGAATTATAAAAGACCTTAATAATGTTTTTTATCCTGAAAAGGTTATAGTTCCCTTTACAGATGTTGTACATAATAGGGCTATGGTTGAAATATTTAGAGGCTGTACAAGGGGTTGTAGATTTTGTCAGGCAGGAATGATATACAGGCCTATTAGAGAAAGAAAATCTGATAAAGTACTAGAACTAGCTGATAAGCTTTTAAAAAATACCGGATATGAAGAAATTTCTATATCCTCCCTTAGTACAAGTGACTATTCCGAGCTGCATGAGTTAGTAAGGGGTTTAATAGATAAATATCTAAATAAAAAAATAGGAGTCTCCGTGCCTTCCTTGAGACTAGATTCCTTTTCACTAAAGCTAATAGAGGAAATTCAAAAAATTAGGAAGACGGGACTAACATTTGCTCCAGAAGCAGGCAGCCAGAGACTTAGAGATGTTATTAATAAAGGGGTAGAAGAAAAAGACCTGATAGATGCAGTAACAAATGCCTTTGGACTTGGTTGGGGAACTATAAAATTATATTTTATGATGGGATTACCTACTGAGGTTTACGAAGACTTAGATGGAATAGCAGATTTAGGACGAAAGGTAGTAGATACTTATTACAACACTCCAAAGGAAAATAGAAGTAAGGGTTTGAAGGTTACTATTAGTACTTCTTCCTTTGTACCTAAACCCTTTACTCCATTCCAATGGGAACCCCAGGATGCAATTGAAACCTTGGTAGAGAAACAGCAATATTTAAAAAGCAAATTAAAGCATAGAAATATTACTTATAACTACCATGATTCTAAGACAAGCTTTCTTGAAGCCGTATTTGCAAGGGGTGATAGAAGAATTGGCAGTGTTCTAATTAAAGCATTTGAAAAAGGTTGCAAATTTGATGGATGGCAAGAGTATTTCCTATATGATAAATGGATGGAGGCCTTTGAGGAATGTGGAATTGATCCTGCTTTTTATGCAAATAGAGCTAGAAAATATGATGAAATACTGCCTTGGGATCATATTGATGTTGGGGTATCCAAGAAATATTTAATAAATGAAAATGAAAAGTCCAAGGAAGAAAAATTGACTAAGGACTGTAGATTAGGTTGCACAGGTTGTGGAATAAATAATGGATTTATAGGCGGTGTTTGCTAA
- a CDS encoding TIGR03936 family radical SAM-associated protein, with amino-acid sequence MCKILTKFTKQDRMKFISHLELISVIERAFRRADIPLKFSQGFNPHPKISFAAPLSVGVSSEGEYLTVEIQDQIDIDDFKNKVNIELPKGIEFIKCKYIDPKSKALMSIVEDATYIVKCVTKEFYDSGEIDRIIEAFLDKKEILYKKIGKRKKEKIINIRNYIKSIIVLAKEDNEIILKLTVSTGSQGNLKPEVLVNKLVELEKIKIDLDKLKIHRLDIFSSKENKSMVPIDRTI; translated from the coding sequence ATGTGTAAAATTCTAACCAAATTTACTAAACAAGACAGAATGAAATTTATTTCCCATTTGGAATTGATAAGTGTAATTGAGAGGGCATTTAGAAGAGCAGATATACCCCTAAAATTCTCCCAAGGCTTTAATCCACATCCTAAGATATCCTTTGCTGCACCACTGTCTGTAGGTGTTTCTAGTGAAGGTGAATATTTAACTGTAGAGATTCAAGATCAAATTGATATTGATGATTTTAAAAACAAAGTTAATATTGAACTTCCAAAGGGCATAGAATTTATTAAGTGCAAATATATTGATCCAAAGAGTAAAGCACTTATGAGTATAGTTGAAGATGCTACTTATATTGTTAAGTGTGTAACGAAAGAATTCTATGATTCAGGGGAAATAGATAGGATTATTGAAGCCTTTTTAGATAAAAAGGAAATACTTTATAAGAAGATTGGTAAAAGGAAAAAGGAGAAGATAATAAATATAAGAAATTATATTAAAAGTATAATAGTTTTAGCAAAGGAAGATAATGAAATAATCCTTAAGTTAACTGTATCCACGGGAAGTCAAGGAAATTTGAAACCAGAAGTTTTAGTAAATAAGCTTGTGGAGTTGGAAAAAATTAAAATAGATTTAGATAAATTAAAGATACATAGACTAGATATATTTTCATCAAAGGAAAATAAATCAATGGTTCCCATTGATAGAACAATCTAA
- a CDS encoding Rne/Rng family ribonuclease, which translates to MNKIVIDSGLGQSRVAILESGELAEYYIESKNLKRLVGNIYKGRVKNVLPGMQAAFVDIGLERNAFLYVKDAIPQEILNKKKKAFKDILIKDVVKNGQEIIVQITKEPMDSKGARVTTHLSFPGRYLVFMPEVDYIGISRRIEDENERDRLRKTVEEIKLENMGVIIRTESENKGKSDLEEDLKYLLRLWQKIEKEKKLGFPPKILYKDLDLIHRTIRDFFTDDIEELVINDKENYNMILEFVDLISPKLRERVKYFDPGINIFSYYGIEKQIKSALSKKVWLKNGGYIVIDKTEAMTIIDVNTGKYVGVNDLSETIVKVNKEAAKEIAKQIRLRDIGGIIIIDFIDMVNKNHDQEILDVLTDELSKDRVRTNVVGMTGLGLVEMTRKKVRNRISSILETKCPYCDGLGLVLTPETVINNLEHELKRISLHTNSEAVIVDLNKDVERILHNDMNEYLEKLEKTLNLKIFIEGKDDVHSNHYEIKKMGRLSVIKDILNK; encoded by the coding sequence ATGAATAAAATAGTAATTGATTCGGGTCTTGGCCAGAGTCGGGTTGCAATACTGGAAAGTGGTGAATTAGCTGAATATTATATTGAAAGTAAAAACTTAAAAAGACTAGTTGGAAATATCTATAAGGGGAGAGTAAAAAATGTTTTGCCTGGAATGCAAGCTGCATTTGTGGACATAGGTTTAGAAAGAAATGCCTTTTTATATGTCAAGGATGCAATTCCCCAGGAAATACTTAATAAAAAGAAAAAAGCCTTTAAAGATATTTTAATTAAAGACGTGGTAAAAAATGGACAAGAGATAATTGTTCAAATAACTAAAGAACCTATGGATAGTAAAGGGGCTAGGGTTACAACACATCTTTCATTTCCTGGAAGATACTTGGTATTCATGCCCGAAGTTGACTATATAGGGATATCCCGTAGAATTGAAGATGAAAATGAAAGAGATAGGTTAAGAAAAACAGTAGAAGAAATAAAGCTTGAAAATATGGGTGTAATAATAAGAACTGAATCAGAAAATAAGGGAAAAAGTGATTTAGAAGAGGATTTAAAATATCTCTTAAGACTCTGGCAAAAAATCGAAAAAGAAAAAAAACTAGGCTTTCCACCAAAAATATTGTATAAGGACTTAGATTTAATACATAGAACTATTAGAGATTTTTTTACGGATGATATTGAAGAGCTAGTTATAAATGATAAAGAGAACTATAATATGATTTTGGAATTTGTGGACTTAATCTCTCCTAAGCTGAGGGAAAGAGTAAAGTATTTTGATCCAGGTATAAATATATTTAGCTACTATGGAATAGAGAAACAGATTAAATCTGCATTGAGCAAGAAGGTATGGCTTAAAAATGGAGGATATATAGTCATTGACAAGACGGAAGCCATGACAATAATAGATGTTAATACAGGAAAGTATGTTGGGGTCAATGATTTATCTGAAACAATTGTTAAGGTAAATAAAGAGGCTGCAAAGGAAATAGCTAAGCAGATTAGATTAAGGGATATAGGTGGAATTATTATAATAGACTTTATTGATATGGTGAATAAAAATCATGATCAAGAGATACTTGATGTTTTAACTGATGAGCTATCTAAGGATAGAGTTAGAACTAATGTGGTAGGTATGACTGGACTAGGGCTTGTGGAAATGACAAGAAAGAAGGTTCGAAATCGTATTAGCTCAATATTGGAAACAAAATGTCCATATTGTGATGGCCTGGGATTAGTACTTACTCCAGAAACAGTTATAAACAATTTGGAGCATGAACTAAAAAGAATATCCTTACATACCAATTCAGAAGCCGTAATAGTAGACTTAAATAAGGATGTTGAAAGGATACTACACAATGATATGAATGAATATTTAGAGAAACTAGAAAAAACGTTGAATCTAAAGATTTTCATTGAAGGAAAAGACGATGTTCATTCTAATCATTATGAAATAAAGAAAATGGGTAGATTAAGTGTGATAAAGGATATTTTAAATAAATAG
- the rplU gene encoding 50S ribosomal protein L21 yields the protein MYAIIETGGKQYRVQEGDTLFIEKIEATAGETVEFDKVLVVSNEGKLSVGTPFVAGAKVEASVVGQGKGKKVIVFKYKSKKDYRKKQGHRQPHTKIKIEKINA from the coding sequence ATGTACGCAATTATCGAAACTGGTGGAAAGCAGTATAGAGTTCAAGAAGGTGATACTCTATTTATCGAGAAGATTGAAGCAACTGCTGGTGAAACTGTTGAGTTTGACAAAGTTTTAGTTGTTTCAAATGAAGGTAAACTATCTGTAGGAACTCCATTTGTTGCGGGTGCAAAGGTTGAGGCTTCTGTAGTTGGGCAAGGTAAAGGCAAAAAAGTAATTGTATTTAAATACAAGTCTAAGAAGGACTATAGAAAAAAACAAGGCCATCGTCAACCCCATACAAAGATAAAAATTGAAAAAATTAATGCTTAA
- a CDS encoding ribosomal-processing cysteine protease Prp, producing the protein MINIKINRNEENNIIYFSVNGHANFDEFGKDIVCASISILSQTAVLALYEVANIDVTYEMDEGLISCRIPDNIDVKQREKANIIIDTMLIGIKGTIEIYPEYITLQDEEV; encoded by the coding sequence ATGATCAATATTAAGATTAATAGAAACGAAGAAAATAATATAATATATTTTAGTGTCAATGGACATGCCAATTTTGATGAGTTTGGTAAGGATATAGTATGCGCTAGTATATCTATTCTTAGTCAAACAGCGGTATTAGCTTTGTATGAAGTTGCCAATATAGATGTTACATATGAAATGGATGAAGGTTTGATTTCATGTCGGATTCCAGATAACATTGATGTAAAGCAAAGAGAAAAAGCTAATATAATCATTGATACTATGCTGATTGGAATAAAAGGTACTATAGAAATATATCCTGAATATATAACGCTTCAAGATGAGGAGGTGTGA
- the rpmA gene encoding 50S ribosomal protein L27 yields MLFKMNLQLFASKKGVGSSKNGRDSESKRLGVKRADGQFVNAGSIIVRQRGTKIHPGNNVGKGGDDTLFAKVNGVVKFERKGKDKKQVSVYPVDEAAAQ; encoded by the coding sequence ATGCTATTCAAAATGAATCTTCAGCTTTTTGCTAGTAAAAAGGGAGTAGGTTCTTCTAAAAACGGTCGTGATAGTGAATCTAAAAGACTCGGAGTTAAAAGAGCAGACGGACAATTTGTTAATGCTGGAAGTATCATAGTTAGACAAAGAGGAACAAAGATACATCCAGGGAACAATGTTGGAAAAGGCGGAGACGATACTCTTTTTGCTAAAGTAAATGGTGTAGTTAAGTTCGAAAGAAAAGGCAAAGATAAAAAGCAGGTAAGTGTATATCCTGTAGATGAAGCTGCTGCACAATAA